A region of the Chloroflexaceae bacterium genome:
CCGCGTCCACAGCGTAGCCAAACAGCGAGAGGTAGGTGAGGCTTCGCTGCGCCTCGCGGATGACCATTTTCTCCAGGTTCATTACAATGCGCGCCGTCGTCACCTGCTGATCGGTAAGGATGTGGCGCACATCAACCAGGGCGTCAATGGCCTGCTGGGCCGAGGCCAGCACTTCATCCTCGGCGATGGGCATATCGGTGACGCGCTTGGCCACCGGGCGCACCACCTTGAGCAAGGCCCGCGCGATAGGGAAAAGGCGCGAGATCCACCAGCGCATAATGTCGGGCAGCGACAGGAGCCGCAAGGTTTCACCGGTGGGCGCGGCGTCAACGACAATCACGTCGTATTTCTGCTCGTCATAATGGCGCTTGATCTGGAGCAGGCTGAACAGCTCTTCCGTTCCGGGGATGACCGACAACTCGCCCTGAGCGATGGTTTCGACCCCCTGCCAGGCGAGGAGTTCAGACAGGTAGCGCGAGACCTCCCCCCAGCTCGATTCAAGTTCGTGGAGGGCGTTAATCTCCTGGGCCCAGAGGTTGGGCAGCACCGGCATGGGTTCGGCCCGCAGGTCAACGCCCAGGGAGTCGCCGAGCGAATGGGCCGCGTCGGTGCTCAGGACAATCGTCCGATAGCCGCGTTGCGCACAGCGCAGGGCTGTAGCCGCAGCCACGCTGGTCTTGCCGACACCGCCCTTACCTGTGTAGAACAAGATACGCATGCAGGACCTGTCTCTCGTGCAATGGTCAATCGCGGACGTTCGATCGCGGATCTGGCGCGACGCATCTGGATGCGGTCGGCGTCGTGCTGATGCCTGAACAGGGCGCCTCGAACTGCACCAGGGCACACTGTGTACGTATAGTACACGGCGATGCACCTTCACGCAACAACCGTAGCCGAAAAGTTGTGGAACTGTTACGTAGGTGGACGGGCTATGGTTCACGGGGCGACCACTGGCGCCGGCCTGGAGTGGGCGCACGTTCCGCAAGCTCTACCTGTTCCCACCAGGTCTGGACGATAGCCAGGCTGGCGCCGTACCAGGGCTGGCCGGGGCGCTGATCGTGCCGCAGGCCGGGGATGATCACGCGGCGCGAGCCTTCCAGCAAGCCGCTGGAGAGCGGCACGACCCCATCGCCCCACTGGGCGCCTTCGCCGGTAATCAGGGTATAGCTTTGCCAGGCGCTCCGTTCGATCGGGGAGCCGTCACGATTGCCAAAGACGCCTTTGCCCATTACGCTGACATAGCGGATGAAGCGCCAGTAGGCGCCGGGGTACTGCGCTTCGGCGAAGGCGATCTGATTCAGACCGCCCAGACGTCCGCGGCGGGTGGTGCTGTGGGGCGTGCCGAGGGTCACCAGGGTGCTGACGCGCTCGAAGCCGTTGTAGACCAGCCCGCGGGGGCCGTAGGGCCGGTCGCCCAGGTAAATGCGCGCCAGGATGCCACCGGCGCTGTGGGCGACGATGGTCAGGCGGCGGGCGCGATGCGCGGCGAGGGTTGCTCGCACGGCCCGATCAATGATGCGCAAGAGGGCGCCGTAGCTATCGCTGGGGATGACGCTGGCCCAGTCGAGCAGGCCAATCGGCGCGATGCTGACCGGGCGGCCGCTGGCTGTAGCCAGGTGGCGCCGCAGGGTCTCATACTGAGGGGCGCTGCTGCCGAAGCCGCCGACGATGAGTATCGGCTCAGCGCTCAGGGTCTCGCTCATCGTTTCTCTCGTGCAGCGACAGGTCAGATGAACGACCCCGGTGGAAAGGGGAGGATGTTCGCGGGCAGATGCAACGCTCGCAACGTCTCCCGTGCGGGGCCTATTTTCACCTTAGAAGTATAGCATGCTCACGGGGCAGGAGGGAGGGGAGAGGCTCGGCGGCGGGGCCACGGAACATTCTGCCGACACCCCTTGCCCGGCGGCTAATGGAGATTAAGAAGATAATCCGGTATTCGCCATTAGAACGGATTGGAGGTAGCGCCGTCATGCTTGAACCAGCGCGTGACGAGGGCGATAATCTCGTCAGCGCCTTCTTCAATTGACTTGTTGGTCAGATTAACAGTGGCCCAGCCATGACTGCGGAAGAGGCGCCGGGCCCATTCGACCTCTTCTTCGGCGCCCTGGAAGTCAATGTAGCTCTGGCCCATTGAAGCGCCGAAGCGCCGCTGGCGCCAGCGGCGCCGGGCGGCGATCTGCTCGGCGTCAACAATCAGGCCGATGACCCGGCGGCGGTCTATGTCGAGGAGGGCCTGGGGCAGCGCGACCTCCTTCACCAGCGGTACATTCGCCACCTTCCAGCCCAGCACGGCCAGGTACATGCTCAGGGGCGTCTTGCCCACCCGCGAGATCCCGACCAGTACGATTTCGGCGTCGCTCAGATCACTGAGGCGCGCGCCATCGTCGTGCTGCATAGCATACTCGATGGCTTCCAGGCGTTCGAAGTAGGCCGAGCGGCGCTGCCGGTAGAGACCGCCCTTGCCCACCGGCTCGCGACCGAGCACCGTTGCCAGACGCGAGAGCACGCTCCCCACCAGGTCAATCTCGTAGACATGGCGCTCACGAGCCTTGCGCACCAGGTCGCGTCGCAAGTCCGGCTCCATCAGGGTGTGCAGGATGGTGCCGTTGGTGGCTTCCGCCTGGGCTACCACCTGGGTAAGCTGGGCCGGATCGTGCACGTTTGGCACCACGATCAGGGGCACGTCAACGCCCTCGAACTGGGTCAGCACCAGGCGTGCAACCTCGGCTGCCACGCCTCCCGCACCCCCTGAGACAATGTACAGCGGCGGGGTATTCGCGCCAGTTGGCTGGCCGTCATCCATAGGCACTCGTTCTGCTCATAACGCCGGGTTTCGCCAGGCTGCGCCCACCGGGCGGGCGCCTCGTCCTGACGCCGGTCAGGAGGCGCCGGAGAAACGGGCTTGCCCCTAGCGGGGCCCGGCGCAGCGCGGGCGTCAGCGTTTCGGCTTGGCCAGCGACACCCGCACGCGCCGGCCGCGCAGGGTTACTCCGGCGAGGCCGTGGAGCACGCGCTGGGCCTGATCCGAAGGCACCTCGACGAAGGCGAAGCGGTCGTAAATATCAATCGCGCCGATCTGCTTGCCGGAGAGGCCCACCTCATTGGCAATCGCGCCCACGATATCGGCGGGGCGGATGCG
Encoded here:
- a CDS encoding TRC40/GET3/ArsA family transport-energizing ATPase; the protein is MRILFYTGKGGVGKTSVAAATALRCAQRGYRTIVLSTDAAHSLGDSLGVDLRAEPMPVLPNLWAQEINALHELESSWGEVSRYLSELLAWQGVETIAQGELSVIPGTEELFSLLQIKRHYDEQKYDVIVVDAAPTGETLRLLSLPDIMRWWISRLFPIARALLKVVRPVAKRVTDMPIAEDEVLASAQQAIDALVDVRHILTDQQVTTARIVMNLEKMVIREAQRSLTYLSLFGYAVDAVVINRILPADVDRHFAAWRAMQQEYAPQVEEMFEPLPILRAPHFDREIIGPDLLDQLADRLFHDRDPAEFFYRGPVQRVEKMHDGYDLIVPLPFASEDQIHLAQSEDELLISVGWHRHRIVLPQSLARLRARDAYFENSALRVAFRKDRA
- a CDS encoding lipase — translated: MSETLSAEPILIVGGFGSSAPQYETLRRHLATASGRPVSIAPIGLLDWASVIPSDSYGALLRIIDRAVRATLAAHRARRLTIVAHSAGGILARIYLGDRPYGPRGLVYNGFERVSTLVTLGTPHSTTRRGRLGGLNQIAFAEAQYPGAYWRFIRYVSVMGKGVFGNRDGSPIERSAWQSYTLITGEGAQWGDGVVPLSSGLLEGSRRVIIPGLRHDQRPGQPWYGASLAIVQTWWEQVELAERAPTPGRRQWSPREP
- a CDS encoding kinase/pyrophosphorylase — encoded protein: MDDGQPTGANTPPLYIVSGGAGGVAAEVARLVLTQFEGVDVPLIVVPNVHDPAQLTQVVAQAEATNGTILHTLMEPDLRRDLVRKARERHVYEIDLVGSVLSRLATVLGREPVGKGGLYRQRRSAYFERLEAIEYAMQHDDGARLSDLSDAEIVLVGISRVGKTPLSMYLAVLGWKVANVPLVKEVALPQALLDIDRRRVIGLIVDAEQIAARRRWRQRRFGASMGQSYIDFQGAEEEVEWARRLFRSHGWATVNLTNKSIEEGADEIIALVTRWFKHDGATSNPF